AGCGGATGCATTACTAGTGTGTCACTTAAATCACCACCGCTACCTGTAACGATTTGTAGCGCGCCGTCTGGTAGTCCGGCTTCTTTAAAAATTCCTGCCATCACAAGCGCACTGAGTGGCGTTTGTGAGGCAGGCTTTAACACAACAGTATTGCCAACTGCAAATGCTGGTCCTAACTTATGCGCCACTAAATTGAACGGGAAGTTAAATGGTGTAATTGCAGACACAACACCGAGTGGTACACGTTTTGTATAGCCGATGCGGTCAGATGCTCCTGGTGCAGCGTCCATTGGGATTGTTTCACCTGTTACGTGTTTTGCAGCCTCGGCAGCAAATTGATACGTCGCAATCGTACGGTCAATTTCGCCTAAACCCGCTGTTACTGGTTTTGCGGCTTCTTTTGCTAAAATTTCTGCAAGCTCTTGTTTGCGTTCACGCATAATCGCGACCACTTTATATAAAATTTCTGCACGCTCATAGGCTGTTGTTTTCTTGAACGCTTGGAAGGCTTCATGGGCGCCTTCAATGGCACGTTCTACATCTTGCACTGTTGCCTTTGCTACTTGTGCTAGTTTTTCACCAGTATAGGGTGCTGTTAATTCGGTTGTTTCCTTCGTTTGCTCCCACACACCGTTAATCCATAATTTTGTTTGTTGCATTGTTTTCGCCCCTTTTAAATTAGAAAACACAATTCACGCTAAATAGTGCGAATGGATGTCTTTTCTTATGTGGATTTCCTTTTAAAAAAATATACTTTCCTATCCATTTAAAAAATCAAAAATATTAAATGCAAAAGTAATTTTGGCATCCTGTAAAAAGTCGTTCATGTTTAATGCTTGTAGAAATAACAAACTATCGCTGAATTGTTGGAGCGCTTCTCTTTCGATCAGTTGCTGCAGTACAAATTGCGTAGCCGTCATCAGTGCTAAGGACGGCTCTATCGAAAACATAGGCAGCGTCATTAATTCTTTGTTCATCCGTATGATTTCGTTTAAAACTTCTTCATTTGCTTGAGCTAATGCGAGCATCGCAATAAACGGGTAAAATTTACGACGGATCTTTATGTTTTCCCTTTTTAGGTATGTACAAATCGCGCTCACATAATCGATGACAATCGGTTCAAAATCGGCATTATACAGCGTTAATAATTGTGACATCGCCTGCAGGGCATCTCCGCGCTTAAAATTCTGTGCTACGAGTTCATCATAATAACAACGCATTGTTTGCGCTTGTAACTGTGCGTTTACTGGTTCACGTGTCAATAATACTGCATATGGAATATCATCTTTTCCCGTTAAAAAATGATGTTGCTTTTTCATTTCTTTATGTAAAATTTTTGCGCGCTTTGCGTGTGCTTCATCCAGTAAAAAAATTGCCGCAATCGATTGATAAGAACTAGCTTCAAAACCTACCGAATCTAAATAAGCTTCATTTTGTGCTAAGCGATTTAGTTCCTGATCCGTTTGTTCATGTAACAGCAGATGCGCTGAAACTTTATAACTTAATACCGATTTATTCGATACGTTGGAAAAAAACTCAAGTAGCGATTGCTTCACTACCTTACGCTGTAAATTTTTCATCTGCGCTTCAAATTGCGGCCCATTAAATGTTTCACGTGAAAATGAATAGTGCACCGCTAACGGAATTTTGATTGCTGGTGTCATTTCTGCACTAAAGAATAATGACATCGTGTCATAGTTTTGCTGAAGTAATGTTATAAAATAATCTTTTTCCATCATTCACACCCCTCAACACTATTATACGCCTAAATTTTATGCTTGAAAAAGGCTGTGCAAAATTTGCACAGCCTTACTATTTCTTATAATGAAAGTTGCTCTAGCTCTTCTTTCGTGAATGCCCGAGACCTTGATAAAAAGCGTTTACCTTCCACACCTTCAAGTGAAAACATGCCGCCACGGCCATCCACCACATCGATAATAATTTGTGTGTGCTTCCAATAATCATATTGATTTTTGTGCATATAAAACGGACTACCACCAATATGGCCAAGCAAAATATCTTGATTGCCGATAATTAGATCACCATCCGGGTAACACATCGGTGACGAGCCATCACAGCAGCCACCTGACTGATGAAACATCACGTTGCCGTGTCGCTCTTTTAACTTGTCAATTAGCTGAACTGCTTCGTCGGTTGCCACAACACGTTCAACCAAATCATACACCTCCTTCTTAGAAGAAGCCTAAGCGGTTTTCATCATAGCTTACTAATAAGTTTTTCGTTTGTTGGTAATGACTTAACATCATTTTATGATTTTCACGGCCAACACCACTCATTTTGTAGCCGCCAAATGCTGCGTGCGCTGGGTAAGCGTGGTAGCAGTTTGTCCATACACGTCCTGCTTGAATACCACGACCAAAACGGTACGCCGTGTTCATATCACGCGTCCAGACACCAGAGCCTAAGCCGTATAGTGTATCGTTGGCGATTTCAAGCGCTTCTTCCTTTGTTTTGAATGTCGTCACCGCTACAACTGGACCAAAAATTTCTTCTTGGAAAATACGCATTTTGTTATGTCCTTTAAAGACAGTCGGTTTAATATAGTAGCCACCTGCATAGTCGCCGCCAAGCTCATTTTTGTCACCGCCGATTAAGCATTCAGCGCCTTCTTCTTTCCCAATTTGTAAATACGACTGAATTTTTTCCATTTGCTCTGATGATGCTTGTGCACCCATCATTGTCTCTGTATCTAAAGGATTCCCTGTTTTAATTGCTTCTACACGCTTTAAGACACGCTCCATAAATTTATCGTAAATCGATTCTTGAATAAGTGCGCGAGATGGGCATGTACATACTTCGCCTTGGTTTAACGCGAATAAGACAAAGCCTTCTACCGCCTTATCTAAAAACGCATCATCGGCATTCATAATATCCTCAAAGAAGATGTTTGGTGATTTCCCACCTAGCTCTAACGTTACTGGAATTAAGTTTTGCGATGCGTATTGCATAATCAAGCGCCCTGTCGTTGTTTCCCCTGTAAATGCAATTTTACCGATGCGCGGACTAGATGCTAACGGCTTTCCTGCTTCTAGACCGAAACCGTTTACAATATTTAAAACACCTGGTGGTAATAAATCACCCACCAGCTCTGTCCAAACTAAAATGGACGTTGGTGTTTGCTCCGCTGGCTTTAATACGACACAGTTTCCTGCAGCAAGCGCTGGTGCAAGCTTCCAAAACGCCATTAGTAGCGGGAAGTTCCACGGAATAATTTGACCTACTACCCCAATCGGCTCGTGGAAATGATACGCCACTGTGTTGTCATCGAGTTGGCTTAGTGAGCCTTCTTGAGCACGTAATAC
The sequence above is a segment of the Solibacillus sp. FSL H8-0523 genome. Coding sequences within it:
- a CDS encoding DUF4003 family protein — protein: MMEKDYFITLLQQNYDTMSLFFSAEMTPAIKIPLAVHYSFSRETFNGPQFEAQMKNLQRKVVKQSLLEFFSNVSNKSVLSYKVSAHLLLHEQTDQELNRLAQNEAYLDSVGFEASSYQSIAAIFLLDEAHAKRAKILHKEMKKQHHFLTGKDDIPYAVLLTREPVNAQLQAQTMRCYYDELVAQNFKRGDALQAMSQLLTLYNADFEPIVIDYVSAICTYLKRENIKIRRKFYPFIAMLALAQANEEVLNEIIRMNKELMTLPMFSIEPSLALMTATQFVLQQLIEREALQQFSDSLLFLQALNMNDFLQDAKITFAFNIFDFLNG
- a CDS encoding DUF779 domain-containing protein, which produces MVERVVATDEAVQLIDKLKERHGNVMFHQSGGCCDGSSPMCYPDGDLIIGNQDILLGHIGGSPFYMHKNQYDYWKHTQIIIDVVDGRGGMFSLEGVEGKRFLSRSRAFTKEELEQLSL
- the adh gene encoding aldehyde dehydrogenase — encoded protein: MAVYQNPNTEGALVNFKERYDNFIGGKWTPPVKGEYFDNVTPVTGNVFTQVARSTEADIELALDAAHAAKDAWGKTSATERANILLKIADRMEQNLEMLAVAETWDNGKAVRETLNADLPLGIDHFRYFAGVLRAQEGSLSQLDDNTVAYHFHEPIGVVGQIIPWNFPLLMAFWKLAPALAAGNCVVLKPAEQTPTSILVWTELVGDLLPPGVLNIVNGFGLEAGKPLASSPRIGKIAFTGETTTGRLIMQYASQNLIPVTLELGGKSPNIFFEDIMNADDAFLDKAVEGFVLFALNQGEVCTCPSRALIQESIYDKFMERVLKRVEAIKTGNPLDTETMMGAQASSEQMEKIQSYLQIGKEEGAECLIGGDKNELGGDYAGGYYIKPTVFKGHNKMRIFQEEIFGPVVAVTTFKTKEEALEIANDTLYGLGSGVWTRDMNTAYRFGRGIQAGRVWTNCYHAYPAHAAFGGYKMSGVGRENHKMMLSHYQQTKNLLVSYDENRLGFF